The stretch of DNA GTTCCAGGTCACTGTATAGTCAAATTTCCAGGTATTTCCTGTTTCATAGAAAACATTGAATAATGCCCGGTGCTTTGATATTAAAGGCACGTCCAGCAGGCCTCGATTTTTGTAGTTGTTTTTCACGTCAAACCAGCGATAAGCCAATCTGAAATCCAGTTTTCGCCAAATATTCTGATTCAGTTCCACCTGAAAGCTATTGGAAAAAGATTGTCCATCAAGATTGTAGAACACAGCTTCGCGCGGATTTTCTAAATCCAGTATTATCTGGTTGGTGAAATCTGTGCGAAAATATTCCACTACAACACTTCCTTCTTTTCCCCCGGGATGAAAGAATTGTGTAAGGCTGAGGCCATAATTCCAGGAAACTTCAGGCGATAGACCATAAGCGGGATTGTCCTGATCGCTGTCAATTTGTAAAGTTCTGCTACTTGCTAATATTTGCATATTTTCAGCAATAATGCTTGAAGTGCGTTGACCGCGACCACCACCAAACCTGATACTCGTGTTTTCTGATGGATTGTAGCGCAAATGCAGGCGAGGCGTAAGAAATCCTCCATAAATATTATTGTAATCGCCTCTTAACCCTGCCTGAGCTATCCAGGTTTCCCTGTGTTTAAAGGTGTATTCAAAGAAAGCTCCTGGCACTTGTTCCACTCTGAAAAAATCGAGTTCTGCAAGTTCTTCGTCAATCAATTCATACCTGTAGCTTAGACCGGTACTGATTTTGTGAGCAGGAGTAGATACATAAGTGTTAAAGATCAAATTGGTATAGACACTTTGCATATGTGCATTGTATATTCGATTTCCAAAGCTGCTCCTTATATTTTGATGGCTGTAATTGCTTAAGAAACCAATGCTCGTTTCTGGTCGGTTTTGAAAACTATAGCCGCTTTTCATCCAGGCTTCCCAGCGTTCGTTTTCAATATTAATGCCATAGAGCTTATTGTTTTCTACAGGATTAGAAGCAAAAGGAAAATCAAGCTGTCCACTTACTTTTTTACTGCGAATATAATTGACACCGACTTGTCCCTTCCAGCCTTTCAGATTATTGAATTTCCAGCGGTGCATCACATTGGCATTGTATTGCAATGGGGCATCCAGAAAATTGTCATCATTCCTGTCCCAGCGCAGGTATTGCCCGCTGCCATGTAATAATGTTGCTGTAGCTGCTTTAGGGCTTAGCCTTTTGATGTGCCAAAAGTTGAATTCTGATCTTGACATTTCGTTGAAATACAGGTTGACCAGCATTTTTTCAGGATCTTCGGGCTTTTTCACTTCCACATTAAGTTGACCGGTGCTGCCTTCAAACCCCTCGCTCACTGATCCTACTCCTTTGGATAAACTGATAGAGCTGATCCAAGGGCCGGGAAAAGTTTCCAATCCCTGTATGGCTGCAATGCCATTTGTAAAGGGCAATTTTTCCCTTCTGATGAGCATGTATTTGCCTGCCAGCCCAAGCATAATGAGCTTGCGTGTTCCGGTTGCAGCATCCGTTATCACAGCGTCAATTGATGGGTTGGTTTCAAAACTTTCTGCAAGGCTGCAACAGGCACTTTTTTCCAATTCCTTTGAATTGATTTTTTGGGAAAGGATAGGATTGCTTAAAGAATGACTGGTGCTGCTTTTCCTGCCTTCCACATTCACTTCATCCAGCATTTCCTTTTCACTCAATTCAATATTGAGTACTGAGGATTGCCCTGTTACCTTTAGGGTATCAGTATTGTATGAAATATGTGATACGACAAGTAGGGAATCTTTCTGTTTTTTGCGAAGTTTGAAATTTCCGTTTACATCGCTACTGACACCTTCTAAGCTACCCAACCACATTAAGTTGGCAAAAGGAATTACTTCTCCTGATTCGTTAGTTATTTGTCCAGTTAGGTCAATATATTTATTGTTGTGCTGCGCAAATGCAGACATTGTGCACATCATGAGCAGCACGAAAATCTTTTGAATTTTCATAGCTCCTCCTTTTAGTGGCTGTCCATTTCCCTGTATTTACAACAGTTGTGTATTTTGTTGTAAGCAGAATCTGGACTTGTAAAATTTTCTGTATCATGTCCTACAGCTATAATAGCTTTTTCGATCTCTTCCTGAGAGACTTTGTTGCTTTTGTAGGTTACAGTTAGCATTTTACTTTCTATTTGCCAGTCTGCATATTGGATGCCTTTTAGTTTGTAAACAGCATCTTCTATGCGTTTTTCACACATTTCGCAAATGCCATCAACATGAATTTCAATGGTTTTTTTGCCATTGGCATTGTCAGCAAATGCTGAAAAAGAAAACACGAATAGGAATACGAATAAAATATTTGAAAATTTCATAATTATTTGATTTTGTTGTTAAAATAAATGCTTTTTATAAGCAAGTTCATTAGAATAATATATACCCCGTATGCTTTACAGCTCAGGGCAGAACAAAATCAAATCAGTGGTAGAAAATCAAAGAGTGGAAGAAAATTCGGATGTCACTGAAAAGGGGAGGGGGACGGTAAAATCTGGAAGTGAATTCTTGTATTTCATCTGAATGAAATGCATGTTTTACAAACCCTGTATAAAAGATTTTATGAAAATCTATAAAACTTATTGATTGTGAAGATGCGTTTATTGCAGGCAGCTCCATTTTGATTTGAATCAGATCTTCTTCACAGCAATCTTTATTGTCTTTAGCGCAGCAAAATGGAGTGTTTTCAGGATGCTTGTCATTTGTACTCGCAGGACAAAATGCATCGCTTTTTTTACAGTCTTGTTCTGCTGCCCAGGGGCTTTTCACACCTATTAGTTCACCTTTGCAGTAGTGTGCATTTACCGTAATCCCTGTAGAGATCAGGAGATAAAAAAGGCTTAATATGGATATGAGCAGTGTTTTCATTCAAATGTGTGAACAAAGATAAGGTAAATAATAGTTCATTGTCAACATAAATTATTAACCTTAGTTCGATAATTATTTAAGAGCTGAGCAATAAATAATTTCCGAACTCAGGTTGTTAATTCCCTTGATTCAGGACTTTTTATTTCACGAGACTATTTTCCCTGAGTAAAAGCTCCATTTCCTTCTGCATTTGAGCGGCTGCATTTTTTGCAGCTTCCTGAAAATCATTTCCCTTTCCAGCATAGATAATACCTCGGGAGGAATTTACCAGTAAACCACAATCTTTATTCATGCCTGCTTTGGTAATTTGCGAAAGACTGCCGCCCTGTGCACCTACACCTGGAACGAGTAGGAAGTAGTCGGGAACAATAGCTCTTATTTTTTTGAAAGATTCGGGGTGTGTGGCACCAACTACGAGCATTGTGTTTTCAGGAGTGCCCCATTCACTGATTTTTTTGGTGACTTTCTCAAACAGTGGCTGGCTTTCTTTATTGTTTTCATCGTATTGAAAATCTGCACTGCTTTTATTGGATGTTAAAGCGAGAATAATAGACCACTTGTTTTTATAGGCCAAAAATGGTTTTACTGTATCTTCGCCCATATAGGGAGAGAGTGTAATTGCATCAAATTTGAGTTTGTCAAAAAAAGCCTCTGCATATTTCTCGCTGGTATTGCCAATATCACCTCTTTTAGCATCTGCTATTTTCAGGATGTTTTCAGGAATGTAAGCTATGGTTTTCTCCATGCTTTCCCAGCCCGAGACTCCCAGAGCTTCGTAAAATGCAATGTTTAGCTTGTAGGCTACACAATATTCATGGGTAGCATCTATTATTGCTTTATTAAAGGCAAAAAGCGGGTCTTTCTCTTTTTTGAGATGTTCAGGAATTTTGTCAATATCTGAATCCAATCCAACAGAAAGAAATGATCGCTTCTTAAGTATTTGATCAATTAAAACCTGTCTGGTCATTTTACGATTGAAAGTTTGTAGTGGGTTTGGTCAGGTTAATTGCTACAATGGATTGAATTTCAGGCACTGCTTTTTTTACAGCCTCCTGAATGCCAGCACGCATTGTCATAAAGCTTTGCGGGCAAGTTTCACAGGCGCCTAACAATTTTAGGCGAACTACCTTATCAGCTGTGATTTCAACAATTTCAATATTGCCGCCATCTTTTTTCAGATAGGGGCGCATACTTTCCAATGCCCGATCTACTTCCTGCCAAAGTTGTGAGTATTTATTAAAATCTGACATGCGACTATTGATTTATTTCTACAGCCTTAGTGGCTGAAAGTGAGGCGTTTCTGATTGCTATGAATCGCTCAGCATTTGCTGCTAAGTTAATAAAAGATTTCCGTACAATTTCGTTCCCGTACAAAACACTTGGTTTTCCCTGGTCACCTGCTTCGCATAATTTTTCTTCAATTGGTATTTGTCCCAGAAAAGGCACCTCGTATTCTTCTGCAGTTTTGCGACCACCATCTTTACCAAAGAGGTAGTATTTTTTATCGGGAAGCTCAGCAGGAGTGAAGTACGACATGTTTTCTGCAATTCCAATTATTGGAACATTAATATTGGGCATTTGAAACATCCCAATCGCTTTTCTTGCATCTGCTATGGCTACTTCTTGAGGGGTAGTAACGATCACGGCTCCGGTAACCGGGATTGTTTGCACCAAAGTCAGGTGAATATCACCTGTGCCGGGAGGCAGATCGAGTATGAGGTAATCCAGATCTCCCCAAATACAATCGGTAACAAATTGTTTCAGTGCAGAAGAAACCATTGGCCCACGCCATACTACAGCTTGCTTTTCATCTATCAGAAATCCTATTGAAAGGCATTTTACCCCGTATTGTTCTATGGGCAATATGTAATGTTTGTCTTCAATTTTTTGAACCTTGGGTCTTTTGCCTTTTAATCCCATCATTAGCGGAATTGAAGGGCCGTATATATCTGCATCAATGAGCCCTACTTTGGCACCTGTTTTAGCCATGCTAATGGCCAGGTTTACAGCAATTGTTGATTTGCCAACACCGCCTTTTCCACTTGCTACTGCTATAATGTTTTTAACATTTGGCAGCATATCTTTTGCTTCTTTCCTGTTTGATGTTATTCTTGAATCAAAACTGATATTTATATTGTAATCATTGCCCCAATCTTGCTTGATGGCTTCTACGCAGTCTTGTTTGATCTTGTCTTTTAGCGGACAGGCCATAGTAGTTAGCACTACAGTAAAAGAGATTTTTCCGGGTTCAACTTCAATATCATCTATCATTTTCAAGCTCACCAGGTCTTTTTTAAAGTCGGGGTCTTCTACTCGTGACAGTGTTTTTAATAAGTTTTCTTTATTTATTTCTTGCATCATTAAATCAATTGCTATTAAAAATTATTTACTGGGCCGGCTCCACAACTTTCATAAACTGTAGAAGGCACCTGGTAAAAGATAAGTGATTCGTTGTTCAACTCAAAGAAACGAATGCTTTCTCCTGCAATTTGTTTTTTCTCTCCATGATAAAAGACATTTAGTTTGTTGTCTAAATCGGTATAGGCTATAATATCGTTGTCCACCTGCACCTCTCTTGGCTTATAATTGGTCAATTGTTGTGTTTTTCCTTTGTAGAAAACATGCAGAAAACTTCTGAGGTCGTAAAACAGCAGAAAGTTCTCATAGGTTTGATAAGATTTTGGCTCAATGTCTAAAACATCGTAAACCCTACCGTCATAAAAGGCCTTTAGCATATTTCTGTTGTCGATAAATGCCACAATATTCTCTCCAATTTTGTATGATTCTGGCGCGAAATTTTGTAGCGTATAAAACTGTCCACCATAATAACACGTGAAGCTGTTTACTCCATCTACATATGCTACGATATTTCTGTCAACTTGGAATGATAAAGGAGGATTTCCATATTCCAGGCTTATTACTTCACCATTTTTGTAGAGCTTGAATTCATTATTGATATCAATATACACCAGTGCATTGTCTTGGACTTTAAAAGTCTTCACCGGACGGTTTTCAAGAATATGCGTTTGCCCCTTGTAGAAGGCCTTGAATTCCCCATAGAAATCTACGTAAGCTACAATACTGTCTCCATAAGCATAGTCTCCTCTGAACTGTCCTATAAAATGCTTTTGTCCTTCTGATATGCAATAGACCTGATCTCCGGCATTTTGATAAACAACCAGATAATCGGTAGCGTCATATTTTACAGGGGCTATTTCCTGCACTGTTTGTGATTGTCCGTTCGCAAATATTTTAAAATTATTATAAGGATCAACATAAGCCACATATTCTTTTCCAACTTTAAAAGATTTGATCAAAATATCAGATTCCAGGTACATTTGTCCATTTTCAATTATTCTGAATCTATCGTATTGATCGATAAAAGCATTGAGGCATTTGGCTTCTGAATTGTTTTGGAAAAATAGGAGTAGTGCTGTTATTATTGCTGCGATATGATTGGTTTTACTGGACATGGAAGATTTTATTTATTGTGTTATAGCATAAAAAAAAGAAGGCTTAATTGATTTAAACCTTCTTTTTTCAATTTTGTTCTATGGGGATCAATTTTACTCAGCTGCTTCGGGATTTGTGTCAGAATAAATGACTTTAATCTCCAAGTACGGATCATTGGAATGAATAATAAATTCAACCCTTCTATTTTTGGCTCTGTTTTCAGGATTATCTGTTCCATCAGGGTTTGAGTTAGGAACCAGCGGTTCGGTTTTCCCTTTTGATATAATACTCATTCGATCTACTTCAACTCCTTTTTTAACAAGATAATCAGCAGCGGATTGTGCTCTTCGTTTTCCAAGGCGCATATTGTAGGCCAATGTACCTACAGAGTCAGTATGTCCTACTACATCCATTGTGAAGTCCTCATTTTCAAGAAGAATAATGGCTACGGAGTCTAAACTAAGCTTGGCTTTTTTATTGAGGTTCGAGCGGTCAAAAGCAAAGTGGATTCTTTTAAGTTTGATTTCTTTTTGCTCGATTTCTTCTAATAAGAAGGTCATTTCCAATGTATCTTTTGCTTCAATCTCATTTACATCAATACGTTCTTCAGCACCGAAATATCCTGATTTGGTTATATTGATTTGATATACTTGTTCGGGTTGCATGGTTAGCAGAAAGGGACCACTTTCCTTTGTAATTACATTTCCAATAGGGTTAAGCGTTTCTCCATCTACAGTGAAAAAATTAACATCAGCACCGGGAAGTTGTTTTTTTGGATCAGTTTCTGAAGCGACATAACCTTTTAGAATTACTTCTCTAATAACAGTTACTTGCCAAATATCATCACAGCATGTTTCGCTTTTCAATGAAAAACCACCTGGTCTATTTGATACTAAAAATCCGTCTCTTTCATTCGGTTTGATGCGGAAATACAAATCATCAACACTTGAGTTGATAGGATATCCTAGATGTTCTGGTTCGCTAAAATCTGTAGTACCTGCATCGCCTTGTGATTTATAAATATCAAAGCCACCAATACCAACTCTGCCATTAGATGAGAAGTAGAATTCTTTAAGTTCCGAATTGTAGTAGGGTGTTACTTCATCATAAGTAGTATTGATTGTAGGTCCAGCATTTTTCACTTCGCCAAACTCAAGACCATCTTTTGAGGTCGCATAATAAATATCTTTGCCTCCCTGTCCTTCATCTACTTCTCTGTTGGAAGAAAAATAAAGCACATAGTCTCCGTCTTCTGTTTGAGTAATTGCAGGATGTGTATCGCTGGATTTTTTCTGATTGATATTGTCCCCTAATCTTTTAGGTTCTTGCCATTTGCCATCTTTCTTTTCTGTGACAAATATTTCACATTCCAGATCAATTTTTCTTTTTGGTGTTTCACATTTGGTAAAATACATTTTATTCCCATCAGCAGTTAGTGAAGGATTTCCGTAGTGA from Chitinophagales bacterium encodes:
- a CDS encoding TonB-dependent receptor; its protein translation is MKIQKIFVLLMMCTMSAFAQHNNKYIDLTGQITNESGEVIPFANLMWLGSLEGVSSDVNGNFKLRKKQKDSLLVVSHISYNTDTLKVTGQSSVLNIELSEKEMLDEVNVEGRKSSTSHSLSNPILSQKINSKELEKSACCSLAESFETNPSIDAVITDAATGTRKLIMLGLAGKYMLIRREKLPFTNGIAAIQGLETFPGPWISSISLSKGVGSVSEGFEGSTGQLNVEVKKPEDPEKMLVNLYFNEMSRSEFNFWHIKRLSPKAATATLLHGSGQYLRWDRNDDNFLDAPLQYNANVMHRWKFNNLKGWKGQVGVNYIRSKKVSGQLDFPFASNPVENNKLYGINIENERWEAWMKSGYSFQNRPETSIGFLSNYSHQNIRSSFGNRIYNAHMQSVYTNLIFNTYVSTPAHKISTGLSYRYELIDEELAELDFFRVEQVPGAFFEYTFKHRETWIAQAGLRGDYNNIYGGFLTPRLHLRYNPSENTSIRFGGGRGQRTSSIIAENMQILASSRTLQIDSDQDNPAYGLSPEVSWNYGLSLTQFFHPGGKEGSVVVEYFRTDFTNQIILDLENPREAVFYNLDGQSFSNSFQVELNQNIWRKLDFRLAYRWFDVKNNYKNRGLLDVPLISKHRALFNVFYETGNTWKFDYTVTWNGPQRIPSTLENSEKYQRTDRSPHYFLMNAQITKVFKKRFELYLGMENILNYRQADPIIAAEEPNSEFFDSSLIWGPVFGRNTYLGFRFKL
- a CDS encoding heavy-metal-associated domain-containing protein, translating into MKFSNILFVFLFVFSFSAFADNANGKKTIEIHVDGICEMCEKRIEDAVYKLKGIQYADWQIESKMLTVTYKSNKVSQEEIEKAIIAVGHDTENFTSPDSAYNKIHNCCKYREMDSH
- the pyrF gene encoding orotidine-5'-phosphate decarboxylase, coding for MTRQVLIDQILKKRSFLSVGLDSDIDKIPEHLKKEKDPLFAFNKAIIDATHEYCVAYKLNIAFYEALGVSGWESMEKTIAYIPENILKIADAKRGDIGNTSEKYAEAFFDKLKFDAITLSPYMGEDTVKPFLAYKNKWSIILALTSNKSSADFQYDENNKESQPLFEKVTKKISEWGTPENTMLVVGATHPESFKKIRAIVPDYFLLVPGVGAQGGSLSQITKAGMNKDCGLLVNSSRGIIYAGKGNDFQEAAKNAAAQMQKEMELLLRENSLVK
- a CDS encoding NifU family protein, whose amino-acid sequence is MSDFNKYSQLWQEVDRALESMRPYLKKDGGNIEIVEITADKVVRLKLLGACETCPQSFMTMRAGIQEAVKKAVPEIQSIVAINLTKPTTNFQS
- a CDS encoding Mrp/NBP35 family ATP-binding protein translates to MMQEINKENLLKTLSRVEDPDFKKDLVSLKMIDDIEVEPGKISFTVVLTTMACPLKDKIKQDCVEAIKQDWGNDYNINISFDSRITSNRKEAKDMLPNVKNIIAVASGKGGVGKSTIAVNLAISMAKTGAKVGLIDADIYGPSIPLMMGLKGKRPKVQKIEDKHYILPIEQYGVKCLSIGFLIDEKQAVVWRGPMVSSALKQFVTDCIWGDLDYLILDLPPGTGDIHLTLVQTIPVTGAVIVTTPQEVAIADARKAIGMFQMPNINVPIIGIAENMSYFTPAELPDKKYYLFGKDGGRKTAEEYEVPFLGQIPIEEKLCEAGDQGKPSVLYGNEIVRKSFINLAANAERFIAIRNASLSATKAVEINQ
- a CDS encoding OmpA family protein, giving the protein MEIKRISILILASLLSLPLVLFAQEEEEKEKKGFSRIEMIQKEKEEKLENISPRQKYKLGKKLEKRGSNYNAIEYYEEFHQDKPDKDKAIHKLADLNFELRDFKAAQKWYELLLEKGADKYPYTNLYYGLTLKHNGEYEKAKTALAEFKKLYAGKDEEKYKNLAEREIEGCDLALSIISDPDRVNLENAGDEVNNPYSDFGPEFYGDGDLLFSSFRSDSAVAINQMAEQETDYRSKIFISENKGGAWQEIEALKEPLNTIDYHYGNPSLTADGNKMYFTKCETPKRKIDLECEIFVTEKKDGKWQEPKRLGDNINQKKSSDTHPAITQTEDGDYVLYFSSNREVDEGQGGKDIYYATSKDGLEFGEVKNAGPTINTTYDEVTPYYNSELKEFYFSSNGRVGIGGFDIYKSQGDAGTTDFSEPEHLGYPINSSVDDLYFRIKPNERDGFLVSNRPGGFSLKSETCCDDIWQVTVIREVILKGYVASETDPKKQLPGADVNFFTVDGETLNPIGNVITKESGPFLLTMQPEQVYQINITKSGYFGAEERIDVNEIEAKDTLEMTFLLEEIEQKEIKLKRIHFAFDRSNLNKKAKLSLDSVAIILLENEDFTMDVVGHTDSVGTLAYNMRLGKRRAQSAADYLVKKGVEVDRMSIISKGKTEPLVPNSNPDGTDNPENRAKNRRVEFIIHSNDPYLEIKVIYSDTNPEAAE